In Thunnus thynnus chromosome 13, fThuThy2.1, whole genome shotgun sequence, the following proteins share a genomic window:
- the LOC137195751 gene encoding coiled-coil domain-containing 92B-like translates to MDAGRLEQQVASVERGITFLKQEHLALLTGLKLEITHLKRRCHELSCELDSRFPYRTTAEEEAELAARCEAAERLLQDQQCMMVAARGELRAGRARASALGRSLREEERHFLEELKRRSHKITLLSRELQRQNLTTSTLCHELHTARLKLFKQRQSTDCTAERKEEDSGKEEEGGEEEEEEEEEDEDEDDEDEEGESSDWLLSPPPPASPSQPDVRLRRRVSVREERVRACVPQERVTSPQRPHPMPDPALFLVPLRYRLLRWNRPIRTQEAGEGTMDEWEDIEDSRVHRRVDMGAGEGETAL, encoded by the exons ATGGATGCGGGGAGGCTGGAGCAGCAGGTGGCCAGTGTGGAGAGAGGCATCACCTTCCTGAAGCAGGAGCACCTGGCCTTGCTGACCGGTCTGAAGCTGGAGATCACACACCTGAAAAGGCGCTGTCATG AGCTGAGCTGTGAGCTGGACTCCAGGTTTCCTTACAGAACCACAGCAG agGAGGAAGCAGAGCTGGCAGCACGTTGTGAGGCTGCAGAGCGTCTCCTGCAGGACCAGCAGTGCATGATGGTCGCAGCGCGTGGGGAGCTGCGTGCCGGCCGTGCACGAGCATCAGCACTTGGCAGGAGCCTCAGGGAAGAGGAGCGACATTTCCTGGAGGAGCTGAAACGCCGCAGCCACAAGATCACGCTGCTGAGTCGTGAGCTGCAACGCCAAAACCTCACCACCTCGACCCTCTGCCACGAGCTCCACACCGCACGCTTGAAACTGTTCAAACAACGGCAGAGCACAGACTGCactgcagagaggaaggaggaagacagcggaaaggaggaagaaggaggagaggaagaggaagaggaggaggaggaggatgaagatgaggacGACGAAGACGAGGAAGGCGAAAGCTCTGACTGGCTTCTATCCCCGCCTCCTCCAGCCTCTCCCAGCCAACCGGATGTGAGACTCAGGAGGCGTGTCAGCGTGAGGGAGGAGAGAGTCAGAGCTTGCGTCCCGCAGGAGAGAGTGACATCACCGCAGAGGCCACACCCCATGCCTGACCCCGCCCTCTTCTTGGTGCCACTCAGGTACCGCCTCCTTCGCTGGAACCGGCCAATCAGAACGCAGGAGGCAGGAGAGGGGACGATGGACGAGTGGGAGGATATAGAGGACAGCAGGGTGCACAGGAGGGTGGACATGGgagcaggagaaggagaaaCCGCTCTGTGA
- the LOC137195753 gene encoding F-box only protein 40-like has product MSHRSRAPRVRQHVHCDSCYSRRCRARVEVSVCCSVVPCRLLCGAVFHLCKEEDHLLLCPNVRVPCLNAEYGCPVHLTRSSRAAHLQVCPASVVCCSMDWLRWPTDDTDPHSYKALQENVLKENEGQEEALDLAMALVDQSDLYARLKMKPLYPELMQTEEVEEETREEKKEETAMGGFVNGVPDKNTNEENSVCETDVDEETVQNNVKPDLSLIKEKYNLCEMMFNMEKGGCAVAEANQKNPKQKVKPGEKGKSQSERDSKKDERQSSGMNNTSAEHRGEKDQAAAEKNCPPPDTSKTGQAPWQEGVLERLGQELTPQEYNMYVVHHGRMLLAFGQMEACTPREKDFVYGSLEPIPVQTLRSFKVPDSYHYRRRVHLYNTAATTPTEARSVDTSDLGVSEEDWFTDEAAATLLGYAEKEVKGHKISESKASDGLYVDLGTQTHLFHSAPFKGKSTLADVMVDRPLKLHLQLQAQSVNSRHHRASSVFTFLCGHTFQRREFATHFRNVHSDIQTCLSGWFEQRCPLAYLGCTYSQRRFKPSTHKATVTYNQQLRSFNLRPTHVSSLDNDSQPSGSSTDTSDTQRRRGSRAGGGGEDALSSLPYEVLCHMASFLDSLSLSQLALVSRLMREVCSTLLQERGMVTLQWERKTYSHGGTKWKAKPVWEFSHLFSSVDSWQMEDIPPISAHLKVCPYYETCLLSKPFPLLSLSEKQESSQGRPSLVNHFTTSRKQK; this is encoded by the exons ATG AGTCATCGTTCTCGAGCCCCCAGGGTGCGACAACATGTCCACTGTGACTCCTGCTACAGCCGGCGCTGCAGGGCTCGGGTGGAGGTCTCTGTGTGCTGTTCGGTCGTCCCCTGCCGCCTGCTCTGTGGAGCTGTCTTCCACCTGTGCAAAGAGGAGGATCACCTGCTGCTCTGCCCCAACGTCAGGGTGCCCTGCCTCAATGCTGAATACGGCTGCCCGGTCCACCTGACCCGCTCCTCACGGGCAGCTCACCTCCAGGTGTGTCCGGCCAGCGTGGTGTGCTGCTCCATGGATTGGCTCCGCTGGCCGACTGATGATACAGACCCACACAGCTACAAGGCCCTGCAGGAGAATGTGCTGAAGGAAAATGAGGGACAAGAGGAGGCCCTGGATCTTGCTATGGCCCTGGTCGATCAGTCAGACCTCTACGCCCGCCTGAAAATGAAGCCCCTCTACCCAGAGCTGATGCAAACAGAAGAAGTGGAGGAGGAAACAagggaagagaagaaagaggagacagCAATGGGAGGATTTGTTAATGGTGTCCCAGACAAAAACACCAATGAAG aaaacagtgtgtgtgagactgatGTTGACGAAGAGACTGTTCAGAACAATGTGAAGCCAGATTTAAGCCTCATCAAAGAGAAATACAACCTGTGTGAGATGATGTTCAACATGGAGAAGGGCGGCTGTGCTGTCGCTGAGGCAAACCAAAAGAACCCCAAACAGAAGGTGAAACCAGGTGAGAAGGGGAAGTCCCAGAGTGAGAGAGATTCAAAGAAGGATGAAAGGCAAAGCAGTGGGATGAACAACACAAGTGCAgagcacagaggagagaaagatcAGGCTGCTGCAGAGAAAAACTGCCCTCCGCCGGACACAAGTAAGACCGGACAGGCCCCGTGGCAGGAAGGGGTGCTGGAGCGTCTGGGACAGGAGCTCACCCCGCAGGAGTACAACATGTATGTGGTGCATCACGGGCGCATGCTGCTCGCCTTTGGGCAAATGGAGGCCTGCACACCAAGAGAGAAAGATTTTGTTTACGGCAGCCTGGAGCCGATCCCAGTTCAGACCCTGCGCTCTTTCAAG GTCCCTGACAGCTATCACTACAGGCGGCGGGTTCATCTGTACAACACAGCTGCAACTACTCCAACTGAGGCTCGCAGTGTGGACACGTCAGACCTCGGAGTCAGTGAAGAAGACTGGTTCACTGATGAAGCAGCAGCCACCCTGCTGGGATACGCTGAGAAGGAGGTCAAGGGTCACAAG ATCAGTGAGTCAAAAGCATCCGACGGGCTGTATGTTGACTTGGGAACACAAACGCACTTGTTCCACTCGGCACCATTTAAAGGGAAGTCGACCCTCGCAGACGTGATGGTGGACAGACCGCTGAAGCTTCATCTGCAGCTGCAGGCCCAGAGCGTGAACAGCAGACACCACAGAGCCAGCAGTGTTTTTACCTTCCTCTGTGGTCACACCTTCCAACGCAGGGAGTTCGCCACACATTTCAG GAACGTCCACAGCGACATTCAGACGTGTCTGAGTGGATGGTTCGAGCAGAGATGCCCCCTGGCATACCTGGGATGCACCTACAGCCAGAGGAGGTTCAAGCCCTCCACACATAAAGCCACCGTCACCTACAA tcAGCAGCTGAGGAGTTTCAACTTACGTCCGACCCACGTATCCTCACTAGATAATGACTCACAGCCGTCCGGGAGCTCAACGGACACCTCCGACAcccagaggaggagaggaagtcgggcaggaggaggaggggaggacgcTCTGAGCTCGCTGCCCTATGAGGTGCTGTGCCACATGGCCAGTTTCCTGGACAGTCTGTCCCTGTCCCAGCTGGCTCTGGTGTCCCGGCTCATGAGGGAGGTGTGCTCCACGCTGCTGCAGGAGAGGGGGATGGTCACCCTCCAATGGGAGAGGAAGACCTACTCACATGGAGGAACCAAGTGGAAGGCCAAACCA GTATGGGAGTTCAGTCACCTCTTCTCTTCAGTGGATTCATGGCAAATGGAAGACATCCCTCCTATATCTGCTCATCTAAAAGTCTGTCCTTACTACGAGACCTGTCTGCTCAGCAAACCTTTTCCCCTCCTGAGCTTAAGTGAGAAACAGGAGAGCAGCCAGGGGAGACCGAGTCTGGTCAACCATTTCACAACAAGCAGAaagcaaaagtga